ATCGCCCTGGACCGGTACAACACGATCCTCGACGAGTCGTTCACGGGCCTGGACGTGTTCGTGGTGACCATGGACTGGTCGACCACGCCGACCGGGCCCGCCGGCCTCCCCAGCCCTCGGGAGTCCTTGCACCGCGGCGGCGTTCACTGGTGGACCGAGGTGGACCGGGAGGACCCCGACCCGGACCGGCAGTACCTCGACAAGAACCCGGCGGGCTGCTGCGGTATCCGAGGGACGGGTGTCGAGTTGAGTGCCCCCTCTGCGACCGACTGGGGGCGGTCGTGCCCGACCGGCCTC
The genomic region above belongs to Streptomyces marianii and contains:
- a CDS encoding DUF3885 domain-containing protein, which gives rise to MSHDLAPELWRDRRPSGPPVADTFRSTYPDCRVRFHSLPGSKRHPESEDEYAIALDRYNTILDESFTGLDVFVVTMDWSTTPTGPAGLPSPRESLHRGGVHWWTEVDREDPDPDRQYLDKNPAGCCGIRGTGVELSAPSATDWGRSCPTGLASAPPADDPDQQGATATVRSRP